In Spinacia oleracea cultivar Varoflay chromosome 5, BTI_SOV_V1, whole genome shotgun sequence, a single window of DNA contains:
- the LOC130461819 gene encoding uncharacterized protein yields MNTVVENDNFMQQRRNAAGKLGLSGLQKCTASVRMLAYGLASDAVDEYVRIGQELQENHYCISLSRGDQAFRRGGRSGNASLILEAVEDQNLWIWHSFFGIPGSCNDFNILYRSPVVDLVLQGFTHPQLQKRKRFADRQAHVRKEVERAFGVLQARFAIIRQPSLAYDEDILTHIIKVCLIMHNMIVEDERDMYIRVDMLRRYYEQDLSSCSAMVNNGEPFEFQVVHLVNMNAYLGRRITMRNSQTHQSMKDDLIEHGSNNH; encoded by the exons ATGAACACAGTTGTTGAAAACGATAATTTCATGCAACAGAGACGAAATGCTGCTGGCAAACTAGGGTTATCAGGATTGCAAAAATGCACTGCATCTGTCAGAATGCTTGCGTATGGTCTGGCTTCGGATGCGGTTGATGAATATGTACGAATTGgtcaagaacttcaagaaaatcATTATTGCATTTCACTCTCAAGGGGTGATCAAGCATTTCGGAGAGGA GGACGTAGTGGGAATGCTAGCCTCATTCTTGAAGCTGTTGAAGATCAAAATCTATGGATTTGGCATTCATTTTTTGGTATCCCTGGTTCATGCAATGACTTTAATATTCTTTACCGTTCTCCTGTGGTTGATCTTGTTTTGCAAG GATTTACTCATCCTCAACTTCAGAAGCGTAAGAGATTTGCTGATAGACAAGCACATGTTCGGAAGGAAGTTGAACGTGCGTTTGGAGTTTTGCAAGCGAGATTTGCCATTATACGACAACCTTCTCTTGCTTACGATGAAGATATATTAACTCACATAATAAAGGTTTGTCTCATCATGCACAACATGATAGTTGAGGATGAACGAGACATGTATATCCGAGTTGATATGCTAAGAAGGTACTACGAACAAGACCTTTCGAGCTGCAGCGCAATGGTCAATAATGGTGAACCTTTCGAGTTCCAAGTTGTCCATCTCGTCAACATGAACGCTTACTTGGGGAGAAGAATAACTATGCGTAATAGTCAAACTCACCAGTCTATGAAAGATGATTTAATCGAGCATGGATCTAACAATCATTAA